From Humisphaera borealis, the proteins below share one genomic window:
- a CDS encoding DoxX family protein, translated as MDLNKTLLIGSWILQVVVAVILAQTLFFKFSGAEESVYIFKTLGLEPWGRIGSGIAELIAVILLLYPRTTTIGAILALGVICGAIMSHLTKRGIEVQGDGGLLFGLAIVVFVGSLAILVIRREQIPVIGSWLFGSDRPVTPALVPSGSLPPIAG; from the coding sequence ATGGACCTTAACAAGACGTTATTAATCGGCAGCTGGATTCTCCAAGTTGTCGTCGCCGTCATTCTCGCCCAGACGCTCTTCTTCAAGTTCAGCGGGGCCGAGGAATCGGTCTACATCTTCAAGACGCTCGGGCTGGAGCCTTGGGGACGGATCGGGTCGGGTATCGCCGAACTGATCGCGGTGATCCTGCTGCTCTACCCACGCACGACCACGATCGGGGCGATTCTGGCGCTCGGCGTGATCTGCGGCGCGATCATGAGCCATCTCACGAAACGGGGCATTGAGGTCCAGGGTGACGGCGGGCTGCTGTTTGGCCTGGCGATTGTCGTCTTCGTCGGCTCGCTTGCGATTCTTGTGATCCGCCGGGAGCAGATTCCCGTGATCGGCTCCTGGCTCTTCGGGTCCGATCGGCCCGTGACACCGGCACTGGTGCCTTCGGGCAGCCTGCCGCCGATCGCCGGGTGA
- a CDS encoding DinB family protein, with protein MPMTLARSIDIDCCDRVAPTPVSPAQPLMALLTELSAVIQNLTDAQYVQKPVGVMPSSVGGHVRHCLDHVAALVEARQSNTLNYDHRQRGTPIENDREAAAAAVRAQVDALSAWHESDLAADISLSVLLTSDGQPINVGSTLGRELAYTVSHTIHHNAIIGAMVKTLGGLLPDCFGFAPATLRDAAHRKAG; from the coding sequence ATGCCCATGACACTTGCACGATCGATCGACATCGACTGTTGCGACCGCGTCGCTCCGACACCCGTTTCCCCGGCGCAGCCGCTGATGGCCTTGCTAACGGAGTTGTCGGCTGTCATCCAGAACCTGACCGATGCCCAGTACGTTCAGAAACCTGTGGGCGTCATGCCCAGCAGCGTGGGCGGGCATGTCAGGCATTGTTTGGACCACGTCGCGGCGTTAGTCGAGGCCCGTCAGTCGAACACGCTCAACTACGACCATCGTCAGCGGGGGACGCCGATCGAAAACGATCGCGAGGCGGCGGCCGCCGCCGTCCGAGCGCAGGTCGATGCCTTATCGGCCTGGCATGAATCGGATCTCGCCGCGGATATCAGCCTGTCAGTCCTCCTGACCAGTGACGGTCAGCCGATCAACGTCGGTTCGACGCTCGGCCGCGAACTGGCCTATACCGTCAGTCATACGATTCATCACAACGCGATCATCGGGGCGATGGTGAAGACGCTCGGCGGCTTGCTACCCGACTGCTTCGGCTTTGCCCCGGCCACGCTTCGCGACGCGGCGCACCGAAAGGCCGGGTGA
- a CDS encoding UbiD family decarboxylase: MPHRNLTETVADLESAGQLVRIDAPIDPNLEMAEIQRRLYLAGGPAVLFTQPRGCRFPMLANLFGTVERMRFLFRDTLADVEKLVELKTHPDRAMKKPWRYWNLPSLLWRLRPKFRRQGSILEHRIPLYDLPQLKCWPMDGGAFVTLPQVYSEDPDRPGWMKSNLGMYRVQISGNDYDREREVGLHYQIHRGIGVHHSAAVRRGEKLRVNVIVGGPPALAVSAVMPLPEGLPELAFAGALGGRRLRMITAANGLPMPAEADFVISGTIDPMRTKPEGPFGDHLGYYSLRHEFPVLSVDAVYHRPGAIWPFTVVGRPPQEDTSFGEFIHELTGPVIPTVLPGVKAVHAVDAAGVHPLLLAIGSERYVPYAEQRQPQELLTQANAILGQGQLSLAKYLFIAAHEDDPQLDIHDIASFFRHILQRVDWSRDLHFQTRTTIDTLDYSAGEGLNAGSKVVVAAAGPVRRELGTQVPGDITLPPGFGTVRVALPGVLAISGPKHEGFQASADDEPAFKRLVEHLGPQADRLETFPLITLVDDADFAAKNLNNWVWVAFTRSNPAADLLGVKDFTRRKHYGCQGPLVMDARWKPHMAPPLVEDPAVTRRVDELAAPGGPLHGRIG, encoded by the coding sequence ATGCCGCATCGGAATCTCACCGAAACTGTCGCAGACCTCGAGAGCGCGGGGCAACTCGTGCGGATCGATGCCCCCATCGACCCGAACCTGGAGATGGCCGAGATTCAACGTCGGCTCTACCTCGCCGGGGGACCGGCGGTGTTGTTCACCCAGCCGCGGGGTTGCCGGTTTCCGATGCTGGCGAATCTATTCGGAACGGTCGAGCGGATGCGCTTCCTGTTCCGCGATACCTTGGCCGATGTCGAAAAGCTCGTCGAGCTCAAGACCCATCCCGACCGGGCGATGAAGAAGCCCTGGCGATATTGGAACCTGCCATCCCTGCTCTGGCGATTGCGGCCGAAGTTCCGTCGGCAGGGCTCCATTCTTGAGCACCGGATTCCCCTCTACGACCTTCCCCAACTCAAGTGCTGGCCGATGGACGGCGGAGCCTTCGTGACCCTGCCGCAGGTCTACTCCGAAGACCCGGACCGGCCCGGCTGGATGAAATCGAACCTGGGCATGTACCGCGTACAGATCTCGGGGAACGACTACGACCGCGAACGCGAGGTCGGTCTGCACTACCAGATTCACCGCGGTATCGGCGTGCATCACAGCGCGGCGGTGCGCAGAGGTGAAAAGCTCCGGGTCAACGTGATCGTCGGCGGACCGCCGGCCCTTGCCGTGAGTGCCGTCATGCCATTACCGGAGGGTCTGCCCGAGCTCGCGTTCGCCGGGGCGCTGGGCGGGCGCCGGCTCCGGATGATCACCGCAGCCAATGGCCTGCCGATGCCCGCCGAGGCGGATTTCGTCATCAGCGGAACCATCGATCCGATGCGCACCAAACCTGAAGGGCCGTTCGGCGATCACCTGGGCTACTACAGTCTTCGGCACGAGTTCCCGGTGCTTTCCGTCGATGCCGTGTACCACCGCCCGGGAGCGATCTGGCCGTTCACCGTCGTCGGTCGCCCGCCCCAGGAAGACACTTCGTTCGGCGAATTCATTCACGAACTGACGGGACCAGTCATCCCCACGGTGTTGCCCGGCGTGAAGGCCGTTCATGCGGTCGATGCCGCGGGCGTGCACCCTCTCCTGCTCGCGATCGGCTCCGAGCGTTACGTGCCTTACGCCGAGCAGCGTCAGCCGCAGGAACTGCTCACGCAGGCGAATGCGATCCTCGGCCAGGGTCAACTGTCGCTCGCGAAGTACCTGTTCATCGCGGCGCATGAAGACGACCCTCAGTTGGACATTCACGACATCGCGTCGTTCTTCCGTCATATCCTTCAGCGCGTTGACTGGTCCCGTGATCTGCACTTTCAAACCCGCACGACCATCGACACGCTCGACTACTCGGCCGGAGAGGGATTGAACGCCGGTTCGAAGGTGGTGGTGGCGGCGGCCGGCCCCGTCCGCCGCGAACTGGGAACACAGGTTCCCGGAGACATCACATTGCCCCCCGGATTTGGGACCGTGCGCGTCGCGTTGCCCGGCGTACTGGCGATTTCCGGCCCGAAGCACGAGGGGTTCCAGGCAAGCGCGGATGACGAACCGGCGTTCAAGAGATTAGTCGAACATCTGGGACCCCAGGCCGATCGCCTTGAAACGTTCCCCTTGATTACGCTCGTCGATGATGCGGACTTTGCTGCTAAGAACCTGAACAACTGGGTCTGGGTCGCATTCACGCGATCGAACCCCGCCGCCGACCTGCTCGGCGTGAAGGACTTCACCCGGCGGAAGCACTACGGATGCCAGGGGCCGCTGGTGATGGATGCCCGCTGGAAACCGCACATGGCGCCACCCCTGGTGGAGGATCCTGCCGTCACCCGCCGCGTGGACGAACTAGCGGCGCCTGGCGGGCCGCTTCACGGGCGAATTGGCTGA
- a CDS encoding LysR family transcriptional regulator: MLDAHSLKIFATVAENLSFTRAAETLFLTQSAVSHQVASLERQLDTQLFERRGRSVELTGPGRVLLDRARKVFAAIDEAAEAVKQASQPGLGRLRIGASPTACQYLVPESLREFRESFPLYSLAITPGDSPIVGERVAEGSIDLGIMIRPDSRDRGGRLQYHDLFEDELGFLVSPLHPWARAGKVDRRTMVDQRMVLYSRGSATYRAVERYFLKMKTPLRDPIELGSMEAIKELVKLGLGISVIAKWVARPELSQRSLIWLPLPGQKVRRRWAIAVATGKSLSLAEQTFVGLCRSAAANLMIDG, from the coding sequence ATGCTCGACGCGCACTCTTTGAAGATCTTCGCGACCGTTGCTGAGAATCTAAGCTTCACCCGTGCCGCGGAAACGCTGTTTCTCACACAGTCCGCCGTCAGCCACCAAGTCGCCTCGCTGGAACGGCAGCTCGATACGCAGTTGTTCGAGCGACGGGGCCGATCGGTCGAGCTCACCGGCCCCGGCCGTGTGCTCCTGGATCGGGCCCGCAAGGTCTTCGCGGCGATTGACGAAGCGGCCGAAGCCGTCAAGCAAGCCTCTCAACCGGGGCTCGGCAGGTTGCGCATCGGCGCCAGCCCGACGGCGTGCCAGTACCTCGTCCCCGAGTCACTCCGTGAGTTCCGCGAAAGCTTTCCCCTGTATTCCCTGGCGATCACCCCCGGCGACTCGCCGATCGTCGGCGAGCGGGTCGCCGAGGGATCGATCGACCTGGGCATCATGATCCGCCCTGACAGCCGCGATCGCGGCGGGAGGCTGCAGTACCACGACCTGTTCGAAGACGAGCTGGGGTTTCTGGTTTCGCCGCTACATCCGTGGGCGAGGGCGGGCAAGGTCGATCGACGGACGATGGTCGATCAACGGATGGTGCTCTACAGCCGGGGCAGCGCGACCTATCGCGCCGTCGAACGATACTTTCTGAAAATGAAGACGCCGCTCCGCGATCCGATCGAGCTCGGCTCGATGGAGGCGATCAAGGAACTGGTGAAACTGGGGCTGGGTATCAGCGTGATCGCCAAGTGGGTCGCGCGGCCGGAACTGTCGCAGCGGTCGCTCATCTGGCTGCCCCTGCCGGGGCAGAAAGTCCGGCGACGCTGGGCGATCGCCGTCGCCACGGGAAAGTCGCTTTCGCTGGCCGAACAGACGTTCGTCGGACTGTGTCGATCGGCTGCGGCGAACCTGATGATCGATGGCTGA
- a CDS encoding NRDE family protein — MTLLRLSFGYRMVCNRDEARGRAPAIGPAVFTAGARQAVWPVDPVGGGTWAGMNDAGLAAALLNANPPTPHNPPIAANGAPSRGSILPLLLQSGTIEEATSRLQRFDPAPFAPFQLLITDGRRTIRADWRRSGWQPMLAPLGDAPILLTSSGLGDELVAGPRAELLRSFFGGNAATLDDRERVRLQDSYHSHAWPTSTHTSVLMSRADARTVSRTSIVIDEARAEMTYQPFDGQGDAGAVERVALPRTSVARASLACRAEPKLLATANV, encoded by the coding sequence GTGACACTGCTTCGCCTGTCGTTCGGCTATCGCATGGTGTGCAACCGTGACGAGGCTCGTGGGCGTGCGCCGGCGATCGGTCCTGCCGTCTTCACCGCCGGTGCGCGCCAGGCGGTGTGGCCGGTGGATCCCGTCGGCGGCGGTACCTGGGCCGGTATGAATGATGCAGGCCTGGCCGCGGCACTGCTCAACGCCAATCCCCCGACTCCCCACAATCCCCCGATCGCTGCGAATGGCGCGCCGAGTCGAGGGTCGATCCTTCCTCTACTCCTGCAATCCGGAACGATCGAAGAAGCGACGAGCCGGCTCCAGCGGTTCGACCCGGCACCGTTCGCGCCGTTCCAACTGCTGATCACCGATGGCCGTCGCACCATCCGAGCCGACTGGCGACGGTCCGGCTGGCAGCCGATGTTGGCACCGCTTGGCGATGCCCCGATCCTGCTGACGTCGTCCGGCCTCGGCGACGAGCTGGTCGCGGGCCCCAGGGCAGAACTGCTGCGATCGTTCTTCGGCGGGAACGCCGCGACGCTCGACGACCGCGAACGTGTCCGGCTTCAGGACTCGTATCACAGCCATGCCTGGCCGACCTCCACCCATACCAGCGTGTTGATGAGCCGTGCCGACGCGCGGACGGTCAGCCGCACCAGCATCGTGATCGACGAGGCGCGGGCCGAAATGACCTATCAACCATTTGACGGCCAAGGCGACGCCGGTGCGGTCGAACGCGTTGCGTTGCCCCGGACATCCGTCGCGCGGGCCTCGCTGGCCTGTCGCGCAGAGCCGAAGCTTCTCGCCACCGCCAATGTCTGA
- a CDS encoding M90 metallopeptidase family protein has product MTIPRWIVATLAAALLASSPAIPADAPPKTVPPLPASHTVRQLEGWTIRVDDRLLNGEGTAKGEKAMKILNARLVAITAVVPEKTLARLREVPIQLDLTHGELHPMQYHPSAGWLKGKGYSEQLAKSVHIPSVDDFLSPFESHRQPWAVLHELAHAYHDRVLGFDEPRIIAAWKKFRDSGRYKSVLTSPGSMREHYGLTNEKEFFAEMTESYFGSNDFYPFVAGELKQAEPEIFELMHDIWGPLPGREKAVRKTQK; this is encoded by the coding sequence ATGACCATTCCTCGATGGATCGTTGCGACCCTTGCCGCCGCGTTGCTGGCCTCTTCGCCCGCGATTCCCGCCGATGCGCCGCCCAAAACGGTTCCGCCGCTGCCGGCCTCGCATACCGTTCGGCAGCTCGAAGGCTGGACCATTCGCGTCGACGACCGACTCTTGAACGGCGAAGGCACGGCCAAGGGTGAGAAGGCGATGAAGATCCTTAACGCTCGCCTGGTTGCGATCACCGCCGTCGTCCCGGAAAAGACCCTCGCCCGGCTTCGCGAAGTGCCCATCCAGCTCGATCTGACGCACGGCGAACTGCACCCCATGCAGTACCACCCGAGTGCCGGCTGGCTCAAAGGCAAAGGCTACAGCGAGCAACTCGCCAAGTCGGTGCACATCCCCAGTGTCGACGACTTTCTCTCCCCGTTCGAGAGTCATCGGCAACCCTGGGCGGTGCTGCACGAGCTGGCCCACGCGTATCACGATCGGGTACTGGGATTTGACGAGCCGCGCATCATCGCCGCGTGGAAGAAGTTCCGCGACAGCGGCCGCTATAAGTCGGTGCTGACCAGCCCCGGGTCGATGCGCGAGCACTATGGCCTGACGAATGAGAAGGAGTTTTTCGCCGAGATGACCGAAAGCTATTTCGGCTCGAACGATTTTTATCCGTTCGTCGCCGGCGAGTTGAAGCAGGCCGAGCCGGAGATCTTCGAGCTGATGCACGACATCTGGGGACCGCTGCCCGGCCGCGAGAAGGCCGTCCGAAAAACACAGAAGTAG
- a CDS encoding YHS domain-containing (seleno)protein yields MFRAATGIALLVVLGFVSTSSAQTPPSPHYNLGKDRLAIEGYDPVSYFGGKAVRGNAKFSAEHKGVIYRFSSEQNRKQFTDAPEKFAPAYGGWCATAMAEGKKVEIDPRNFRITNGRLFLFYKSFFADAQDDWKKDEANKTKLADGSWKKIAGE; encoded by the coding sequence ATGTTTCGCGCCGCAACTGGTATCGCGCTGTTGGTTGTTCTTGGCTTTGTTTCAACGTCGTCCGCACAGACGCCGCCGTCCCCGCACTACAACTTGGGCAAGGACCGCCTGGCGATAGAAGGCTACGACCCGGTCTCTTACTTCGGCGGCAAAGCGGTCCGCGGGAATGCCAAGTTCTCGGCAGAACATAAAGGCGTGATCTACCGATTCTCCAGCGAGCAGAATCGCAAGCAATTCACCGACGCCCCGGAGAAGTTCGCTCCCGCTTATGGCGGGTGGTGCGCCACCGCGATGGCCGAGGGAAAGAAGGTGGAGATCGATCCGCGGAATTTCCGCATCACCAATGGCCGACTGTTCCTGTTCTACAAGAGCTTCTTCGCCGACGCCCAGGACGACTGGAAAAAGGACGAAGCGAACAAGACGAAGCTCGCCGACGGCTCGTGGAAGAAGATCGCGGGGGAATGA
- a CDS encoding DedA family protein: MELSLPLPQSDRPRRWFVPAMLVGLLAAAAVCLLLSKEPEPPAMHMMPVMAPMTLAISGGLAVATFVSEDLALIAAGEGVRRGSLDWLPAIVGCLLGIWVGDMALWFVGRLSARRALSWSFINKRINERKLDDFRTWFERRSVVAILVARFVPGLRFPTFIAAGATGRGGLRFAGWTFLAAAVWTPLLIGLVVVVGDLIAEPLRRALGYAWLTLPAGIVLLYAGFRLAGQLSDPLKRARLAARVQRLWRWEFWPAWLFYIPVALYITAKSLRRGGFAGFASITAANPGMPDGGFVGESKRQILASLPQEHVIPFLHCPVASATADEDRTQALVSAMQLRGWNFPVIVKPDVGQRGVGVARCNDLSELRRSIERSNVDLIVQPYHPGPYEVGIFYVRLPSEQKGRIFSMTEKVFPMVTGDGRSTLRELIWNHPRYRMQADLFLARFAGDVDQVLSADQSLTLSVAGNHCQGTLFRDGGHLRTEALEAKIDQIARGFDGFYFGRFDIRYCDPVAFARGEDLAIVELNGVTSESTNVYDPAGTLIGAWMTFIRQWRWLFAIADMNIARGHRPTPWRALSQSVRKPRG, translated from the coding sequence ATGGAACTCTCACTGCCCCTTCCCCAATCCGATCGTCCCAGGCGGTGGTTCGTGCCGGCGATGCTGGTGGGGTTGCTCGCGGCGGCGGCTGTTTGCCTTCTGCTATCGAAGGAGCCCGAACCGCCGGCCATGCACATGATGCCGGTGATGGCACCGATGACCCTCGCGATCAGCGGCGGACTGGCCGTCGCGACCTTCGTATCGGAAGACCTGGCACTGATCGCCGCCGGCGAGGGGGTTCGCCGGGGCTCACTCGATTGGCTGCCGGCGATCGTCGGTTGTTTGCTGGGGATCTGGGTCGGCGATATGGCGCTTTGGTTCGTCGGCCGGCTTTCGGCCCGGCGGGCGCTTTCCTGGAGCTTTATCAACAAGCGCATCAACGAGCGAAAACTCGACGACTTTCGGACCTGGTTCGAGCGGCGTTCGGTCGTGGCGATCCTGGTGGCGCGGTTCGTGCCGGGATTGCGCTTCCCGACCTTCATCGCCGCCGGCGCGACCGGGCGGGGCGGGCTACGATTCGCCGGTTGGACCTTTCTGGCGGCGGCCGTCTGGACGCCGCTGCTGATAGGACTCGTCGTGGTCGTCGGCGACCTGATCGCCGAGCCACTCCGAAGAGCCCTCGGCTACGCCTGGCTCACACTGCCGGCCGGAATCGTATTGCTTTACGCCGGCTTCCGCCTGGCCGGACAACTCTCCGATCCGCTCAAGCGCGCCCGCCTCGCGGCGCGCGTCCAACGACTCTGGCGGTGGGAGTTCTGGCCAGCCTGGCTGTTCTACATTCCCGTTGCGCTGTACATCACCGCCAAGTCGCTGCGCCGGGGTGGCTTCGCCGGTTTTGCCTCGATCACCGCGGCAAATCCTGGCATGCCCGACGGCGGCTTCGTCGGTGAGTCGAAACGGCAGATCCTGGCGTCGCTGCCGCAGGAGCACGTGATTCCCTTCCTCCACTGCCCGGTCGCGTCGGCGACGGCAGACGAGGATCGAACTCAAGCCCTTGTCTCGGCGATGCAGCTTCGGGGATGGAACTTTCCCGTCATCGTCAAACCGGACGTCGGTCAGCGTGGCGTGGGTGTCGCCAGGTGCAATGACCTGTCGGAGCTGCGACGGTCGATCGAGCGATCGAACGTCGACCTGATTGTTCAGCCTTACCATCCCGGTCCGTACGAAGTGGGCATCTTCTACGTGCGCCTGCCGTCCGAGCAGAAGGGGCGCATCTTTTCCATGACGGAGAAGGTATTCCCCATGGTGACCGGCGACGGTCGATCGACGTTGCGCGAGCTGATCTGGAATCACCCGCGCTATCGCATGCAGGCCGATCTGTTTCTGGCGCGGTTCGCCGGCGATGTCGACCAGGTGTTGTCCGCCGACCAATCCCTGACACTCTCGGTCGCGGGGAACCATTGCCAGGGGACGCTCTTTCGGGATGGCGGTCACCTCCGCACCGAAGCGCTGGAAGCGAAGATCGATCAGATCGCCCGCGGCTTTGACGGCTTCTACTTCGGCCGATTCGATATTCGTTACTGCGACCCCGTGGCGTTCGCGCGTGGCGAGGACCTTGCGATCGTCGAGCTCAACGGTGTTACGAGTGAATCGACCAACGTCTACGACCCCGCGGGAACGCTGATCGGCGCCTGGATGACTTTCATCCGCCAGTGGCGATGGCTTTTCGCGATCGCCGACATGAACATCGCCCGCGGCCATCGCCCGACACCCTGGCGGGCGCTGTCGCAGAGCGTTCGGAAGCCCCGGGGTTAA